The genome window GAATTTTACTTTACTTAATAGTAGGTATAATTGGTACATTTGTTGGGTTTGAAATTCCAATTTTAATGCGTATTTTACAAAATAACTTTGCCTTTAAAGATCTTGTAGCAAAGGTGTTTACCTTTGATTATGTTGGTGCATTAATAGCTTCTATTTTATTCCCACTTTTTTTAGTACCACATTTAGGTCTTATAAAAACAGCTCTTGTGTTTGGTATTATCAATGTTTTAATTGCAATTTGGGCCATCTTCATATTTAAAAATAAAATTTCCAATATAAGGACTTTGCAAGGAACAGCATTTTGTGTTTTAAGTATTTTAATAGTTGGAATTATTTTTTCTGATAAGCTAGTAGAAATTAGTGAAAAAGGAAACTATCAGGATAAAATTATATATTCAAAATCTTCAAAATATCAAAAAATTGTGTTAACAAAATCTACAAATGAATTTAAACTATATTTAAATCGCAATTTGCAGTTTAACTCGAAAGATGAATATAGATACCATGAATCACTAGTGCATATTGGACTTTCTAGTATAAACAATCCTAAAAATGTTCTTATTTTGGGAGGTGGTGATGGATTAGCTGTAAGAGAAATACTAAAGTATAATTCAATTGAAAAAATAACTTTAGTTGAATTAGATAGTGAAATTACAGAAATGTTTTCTAAAAACAATTTATTAACAAAGATTAATTCAAGATCTCTCCTTTCTGAAAAAGTGAATATTATAAATGCTGATGCTTTCGTATGGCTAAAAGAAAATAAAAAAAAATTTGATTTTATAGTAGTAGATTTCCCAGATCCAAGTAATTTTTCAATTGGAAAATTATACACAAATTCATTTTATAGATTACTTTATAATGCTATAGAAAATAATGGATTAGCTGTAATCCAAAGTACGTCACCTTATGTGGCTAAAAAAAGTTTTTGGTGTGTGAATAATACTTTAAGATCCGTTGGTTTTCTAACTTATCCATATCATGTTTATATCCCTTCATTCGGTGATTGGGGTTATATTTTAGTTGCAAAAAACAATTTTCAAGTCCTAAATCAATTTCCTAAAGATCTAAAATTTATTAACTATGAATTAGCAAAAACATTTTTTCATTTTCCGCAAGATAGCAAAGTTGAAGTAAATGAAATAAATAAATTAAATAACCAAATTTTAGTAAGATATTTTGAACAAGAATGGTCTGATTATGTCCAGTAACATTTCCTCTAGAAGAAAATTTATAAAAAAAATTGCCTTGGCTTCTGTTTTAACCGCTTCTAGCGGATATGCTTTGCGAAAAATTACGGCTCAAAAAAAAGAATTATCTATAACTGGTTCTATATTAGGAGCTAATGCAAAAATAGGCCATAAAGTAAATACAGAAATTAAAGATATTAAATTTTCAGCAGTCGAAAAAATAAGTACACTAATAATTGGTGGTGGAGTAGCAGGATTATCTGCTGGCTGGTGGTTAAAAAAAAATAATTACAAAGATTTTAAAATTTTAGAAATGAATGCAGAAGTTGGCGGTAATTCTTTTTATTCTGAAAATAATATTTCGAAATATCCTTGGGGTGCGCATTATTTAGTCATGCCAACAAATGAATCTATTTATCTAAAAATTTTATTAGAAGAAATGCGAGTTATTAAAGGGTATAAAAATTCTTTACCAATTTATGATGAATTTTCTTTATGCGCCGACCCACAGGAAAGATTGTTTTTCCAAGGAGAGTGGCAAGAAGGATTGTTACCTTATAAGGGTGTATCAGAATTAGATAAACAACAATATAAAGAATTTTTTACTCTAATAGAAAGATTAAAAAACCAAAAAGGAGCTGACAATAAACCGCTGTTTGCTATCCCAATAGATTATAGTTCCCAAGATAATGAATATTTAAATTTAGATCATATTTCCATGGCAGAATTTATGCACCAAAAAGGCTGGAATTCAAAAACATTAACTTGGTACATTAATTACTGCTGTCGGGACGATTTTGGAATGGGATATGAAAAAGTTTCTGCTTGGGCAGGGTTACATTACTTTGCTGCACGTAATGGGAGAGCTGCGAATGCAGAAGCAAATACAGTGCTTACTTGGCCTGAAGGTAATGGATTTTTGGTTAATTATCTTAAAAAGTATTCAACAGAAAGTATTGTAAACAATTGTTTTGTTACTTCTATCGAAAATTTTAAAGATTTTTGTAATGTTAATGTTTTTAATACGAAAGATAATACTTATATTCAATATCAAGCAAAGCAAGTAATATTTTGTGCGCCAAGATTTATTGCAAATAAAGTGATAAAAAATTATGAAAAAATGAATTTACCTGAAACCTCATCTTGGCTAATAGCAAATATAACTTTGCAGAATGTTCCAGCATCACTATCAACATCAATGGCTTGGGATAACGTCAGTTACTATAGCAATTCTTTAGGATATATTGTTGCAAATCATCAAAGTTTAAAAATTCCTAAAAATGATCTTGTGTTAACTTATTATTTACCACTCGACATTCTATCAGCGAAAGAAGAAAGAATGCTTGCTTTAAAACGCAACTATAATGACTGGCTTAATATTCTTTTATCAGATTTAAATAAAATGCATTCTGAAATTAAAAATTCCATTAAAAATGTTGATTTTTGGATTTGGGGGCATGGTATGGCAGCACCAGGGATTGGTTTTCTCTGGAGTGAGAAACGGAAAAAACTAATGGAACCATTTGGAAATATTGATTTTGCTCACTCTGAAATGAGTGGCATTTCATTATTTGAAGAAGCTCAATATAGAGGAATTGAAGCAGCTAAAAAAGTTTTACTTCGGGGATGAAGGAAAGGTGGGAGAAAGGTATGGTATTAGATATGATTAAATTATTAATTGATTTTGGAAATAGCCTTTAAAGCATGTTCTAAAAATAAATATTTTTTTACTAGACTTTAGTTACTTTTTTTATCACCATTTACTCAATAAATATCTATAAATTTTTAAAAATTATTCATTTTTTAATAAAATTGTAAGTTAAATTTATTTGACATTTTGTTTAGAAAAATAGTAATAGTTAAATGTAGATAATATTTTTAATTGTTTTTTATTAATAAAATATTTTTATAATATAGGAAGTTAAAATAAATTATAATTCTAATTGCAAAAGAAATTAGCATAAGAAATACTAGATAAGGAAAAGTCTTTTGAAAGCATATGAGATTAATAATTTTGGTGATGAAAATGTTTTTCAAAAAGTTGATATTGATATCCCCAAAATAAAAGATTATGAAGTTTTAGTTAAAGTTATAGCTACAAGTGTTAATCCAATTGATTATAAATTGCGTAGAGGTGATGCTCCAAATTTTGTAAAATTTCCAGCAATTTTACATGTCGACTTTTCAGGTGAAATTGTTGAAATTGGTACAAATGTAAGAAAAAATTTTCCTGAATATAAAATAGGTTTAAAAGTATATGGGTTAGCCGGAGGTATTTTAAATAAATCTGGAGCATTAGCTGAATATATAGCTGTTAATATTTTTCAAATTGATTTAGTACCAGAAAATATTAGTAGTATTCAAATCGCATCTGTGCCATTAGCTGCTTTAACAGCTTGGGAATGTATTTTAGATCGAATTAAATTGAAAAGAAATTCTAAAATATTAATTCATGGGGGTGCCGGAAGTGTAGGAAATTTTGCCATCCAATTTGCAAAAATGAAAAATGCTGTAGTTTACACAACTGTTAGTAGTAATGAAAAGTTAGAAATTGCTAAAAGAGCGGGTGCAGATTTTGTAATAAATTACAAGTTAAATTCTAAAGAAGAATATGTAAGAGAATATACAGATAATAATGGATTTGACTTTGTAATTGATACAGTTGGGCAAGAAAACTTTTATTCTGCAGTATACTGTACAAAATTCAAGGGACATATAGTATCAACTCTAGCTAGAAATTCATTTGATTTATTGGAATCATCATCTAAAGGATTAAACATTCATCTAGTAAATGTAATGATACCATTAATTAAAAATTTAAATTTAATTCAGCAAAACAATAATTTAAAAAAAATATCAAATTACTTAAAAAATAAAAAATTATTGCTTAATATAGACAAAAAAGTTTTTAATTTTAGTGAAGTTAGTCTTGCTCATAAATATGCAGAAAGTGGTAGTTCATTAGGAAAAGTTTGTATTAAATTTTGAATTATGAATTCAGGAAAATTATTGCATAGCAAAAAATATTAGTATTTATTAATTTTTTTTGTTATTTTAAATTTATGAAGATTAATTTTAATTTTTCGCTTGAAAAATGCACAGATAAATCAATTAACCTCTCTCTCAAATTTACTACTATGTGGAGTAGGTAGTTCGGAACTTTTGTGTGAGTGAGAGTAATATTTAATAAAGCGATGTCCAAGGGTATCAAAGAAAACAGCCCCTTTATATCCTAAAGCAGTTAATTCTTTTTCTAATTTTGCATCACTCATCTGACAATTAGCAAAGTAGAAATATTTTTCATCAAATATATCAGCTTTCAGCATGATAAATCTTTGTGCAAGAAGCATAGAGTTAATTATGATTGGATTTCTAGTATTAATTGCATTACCCAAATTTTGGGACATGTAGTCAGAAAAAACAGAATCCTCGGTTGGTAAATTTTTTGAATGTTTTTCATTCAGATAGTAATTATATACCTTATTTCTTTTTTGATATCTTTCAAGCATATCAAATAAAACAATATCAAAAAATAAAGCACCTTTGTTTCCTAAGATGGCGGAACATTCAGGTCTAACTGACATCTTTGCAGCTGAAAAATAATATGAATCATGGGATTGTGTATATATTGATGGTGTTGTTGAAAGATTAAGCTTTTGATTGGCAAAACTCGATGCAACTCTTCCGTGTTCAAGATTTGATAGAGCAAAGTATTCTTCATAAACAGAGCTATTCATATATGATTTTATAGCAATATATTTAGCGCCAAATTCAGGAATTTCACTTAAAGTTGAAATTTTTTCCGTAATTCTAGTATTCGTATCAACATATAAGCCACCATATAAAAGTAAAGCAATTAACCTTAATGCGTCGGTACTATAGGCGGTTTTCTTAAAGTAACCACTATTTTCACCATAAATCATTTGAATGATTTCATTTCGTTTGTTTATACTGAGATAGCTACAACTAGGCGTATTTTTAAATTCATTTAATAGATCACTTACGCTCTTTACAGTGAACTTAATGGGTGGAATAGTATTTTCTGACAGTATTTTTAGTGATCTATTTGTTATTTCAATTTTTTCTGCATCAACCCAAAATATTCCTTCTGCATTTAATTTTTTTAAATTAGATAAAAAGTAAAGTTGAATTTTTTTTGGTATTTCTTTGCCTAAATAAAACGTATGAACTAGTTTTTTGTTTAAAGAAACACCAGTAATATTTTTGAGATGTATAATATTATTATTTATTGTTCTTGCGGGATAAGATGTTTTACTTGCAAAACCAAGTGAACGACAGGTGGGGCAAATGTCACATGTATAAGAAATATTATTTTGAATAAATTCACTTTTCTTGTTGCAAATAATGCAATTAGTTTCAAAATACTTATGAGGATTTAAAATAGTTTTCTTTTTAAATAGACGCATCCTTGCTCTCCTATACTATTCTATAAATATTTAATGTTGCATATCATTTTGTCTGATATACTTCTTTTAAATATTTGGATTACATTAATTTATAAATTTTAATTGCACAACAACATTTTTTTATATTTTATAATTATCTTAAAAATTAGTTATTTAATTATTTTAAATTAACAATTGAGTAAATGTAAAACAATTAATTAAAAAACAAATTGGAAGGTTAAAAAATTAAGCAATGATTGGTTAATAGCGACTATAAAAATCAATAATATCAATATGTTAAAAATTGTATTTTAATAAAGTTCATGAAAAAAAAGATTATTTTTTTTTTATTCAATCCGAAAAGACCGGAGAAGCCTTTATAGCGTTGAAATGTAAAGGATGGTGATAAAGTATGAAAGAACCTACTCCTTCAATTTTAAAAATTTTTTTATCAGTTAGTATTGCTTTCTTATTTTCGTGTAGTAATTCAAAGAAAGAAAATACTGGTAATGGTAATAGTAAAGCTAAATTTAGAATTTGTACATTTGAGAATTCAAAATACAATCAAGGTTTGCCAAATCCATTTTGTACAGATCTAAATAACAATTCATTAAATCCTTTAGGAAAGTATGAATGGCATTTAAAAAATACAGGTCGTAATGTTTTTTCTTCGCAAAATCCTTCTGCTAACGAAGATATAAATGTTTATGATGTTCTTAATACTTCTTGTTTAAGTGGAAAGAATATTCCTGTTGCCATTGTCGATTCTGGTTTAGAGATGTTACATCCTTCCTTACTACCTAACGTAAATAATTCTGGTAAAGTTCAATCTATTAATTTTTTAGCTAATGAAATAAATAATCAATGCATTAATGATCCTACACCCGATTCAAGCGTAACAACAGATCATGGTACCATGGTTGCTGGAATTGTTGGGATGAGAAGTAATCTAGGATATGGTGGTAGTGGCGTCGCTCCACTTGTTTTACTTTCCGGATATAATTTAACAAGCAGTGCAGAAACCCAAACAATTTCCAACTTTGGAGATTCTTTAGGACAAAGCGATGAGTCGAAGAATAATTACATTTTTAATATGAGTTTTGGCTCAAAATCAGATATTCCTATTCAATTTGACTATGTATATCAATTATTAGCCGATGGAATTTTTCTTGAAGGAGTGAATTCCTTACGAAATGGGAAAGGTGCTATTTTTGTAAAATCTGCTGGAAATTCATTTAAAGATTATAGCTCTTCAGTATCATTCTTAAATTGTGCAAATGCTAATATTATTGGAATTACCTGCATTCCTGCCAATATGGATCCTGTTAATACTCTTCCTTATGTTATTGTTGTAGGAAGTAGCAATGCTTCTGGAAAGCACGCTAGTTATTCAAGTACGGGCTCAAATCTTTGGGTATCTGCTCCTGGTGGTGAGTATGGTTTAGATAAAAATTGGATAGTTAGTAAATATGATAGTACATTGCCTCCTTTTTCTATAAGTTCTACTGATGTGTTATTTTTTCCAGCAATTATTACAACAGATCTTTCTGGTAGTCATAGAGGTTACAGTTTACCTTTTTTTGGAAAATTAAATTATGATAAAGCTATTTTTATTAAAAATTCATTTAATGCTGGTTTAGCATTAGATGATGACGGAAAAATACTGAATTCTAATTACAATTATGTAGCTACAATGAATGGAACTTCTTCAGCTGCACCAATAGTTTCTGGAGTTGTTGCTTTACTATTAGAGGCAAATCCTAAATTAACATGGAGAGATGTGAAACATATTTTAGCTTCTACTGCAAAACAAATTGATCCAGGATTGTCTGCAAAAAATTCTGCAATTGGTGGCGGTGTTCTTTATACCTTTGAACAAGGTTGGGTGAAAAATGCTGCCGATTATTTTTTCTCGAATACCTATGGATTTGGGAGGGTTGATGCAGGCAGAGCGGTTGCGATGGCAAAAACCTATATCTTAGGATCGCTTGGAAAATTTATTGAAACAAATTTTTTCTCCCCTTCTATTACTTTGCCTATTAATGTTCCGTTAGGTCTCAACGGAACAGACGATCAAATTAAAATAAACGTCACAAATTTCCTTACTATTGAATCTGTTACTTTGTCGGTTTCAGGTACTAGCAATTACTTGGCGGATGTAGCTATTGAAGTTTATTCTCCTTCTGGAACGAAAAGTATCGTTTGGAATGCTGGTAATTCAGCGACAAGTAGCACTGCTAAATTTTTAAATACACATATATCTTCAAATGCGTTTTATGGTGAAAATTCCCATGGGACTTGGGTAGTAAAAATAATTTGTACTGGGATTAGAGCTACCAACGCAAAATTTAGTGATGTAAAATTAAAAATTTCTGGGCATTAAGGAAAAACTATGAAAGTATTACATTTTATTCAACTCTGGATACTGTTTATATTGATTATTGGCTGCAAAAATATTAATGGAGATTCTTCTATGCAAAATGAATCTCCTTCAATTATTCAGAAAAACTATTCTGAATCTATAAAACAGTATGAAAATGAAAATATTTCACAAGATAATAATATCTATGTTACTTATAAAAATATTGCAGCAGAAAAAAAAGCTAATTTTCAAAGTGATAAAAATGATGTGTATATAAAAAACGATCAGCTTGTCATAGATAATTTTGTAATTTATAAAAAAGAAAAAGAATCTGAAGACAGCGGTTCTGTTAAAAAAAATGATAACTTTGATGTAGTGTACAATAAAACTTCAGGTAACTTTGCAATTATTACAAACAATATTATTGTTAAAATTCAACCGAGTAAAAAATTAATTTTACCTAATTCAACAAATTATAAAATAAAAAAATCATTTAAAAAAATTGGGGTTTATATCATTCAAATACCTTCAAATATAGATATTTCAAAAGTAAAAAATGAGCTTGAAAAAGCAAATCACATAGCAGAAGGAAGTGATAGTAAAGTAATTATTGAAACTATAGAACTGGTAAAAGTAAATAAACCGGCTTAAATAAAATTACTTATAAAATACAACAAAATTTATACAATATTTTAAGCTTAGTATTAAATAAAAAACAAAATGTTAGAAGTGGACTATTCAAAACAACTGTTTTATAAAAAATTGTTTTTAAATGACAATTAAGTGGTGCGGATGGGCGGACTCGAACCGCCATGCTTGCGCACACGCCCCTCAAACGTGCGTGTCTACCAATTTCACCACATCCGCAGTGAAGGCCTTACTACATCAAGCGAGCTTAAAGGTCAACTTGTATTCCGCATTTTATTAGGAAGTCTGAATGAGAAATGGCATAATTTTTTTCTTATTTATAGTAGCAGTTTTTCTTTTTCCATATTTTTTTCCAAACTCTGCAAAATTAAATGGAACGTTCGCCTTTGTTTTAGGAATTATTTATTCCTTTTCGCTTGGAAATAAATATCTTTCCCTAACCCAATCCTGGGGAAAAAGACTTTTAAGCTGGTCAATTGTAGGCTTAGGTTTCGGGATGAATTTAATTACAGTATTAGAAGTCGGTCGAACGGGTTTAGTGTACTCTATTTTGGGAATATTATTAACAATATTATTTGGTTATGTCCTTGGAAGAACTTTAAAAATAAATCCAGAGCAGTCGTTGCTAGTTTCATTTGGAACGGCGATTTGTGGTGGTAGTGCAATTGCTGTATTATCGCAATCCATTAAAGCTTCCGGTGCAGCGATTAGTGCCTCACTAGCGGTTGTATTTTTATATAATGCTTTAGCATTGCTTATTTTCCCCCAGATTGGCTCTTACTTAAATCTTAATCAAGAACAATTTGGTTTATGGAGTGCGCTTGCTATTCATGACACAAGTTCAGTAATTGGCGCAAGTTATCAATATGGGGACAAAGCATTAGCTATTGCTACTACAGTAAAATTAGGCAGAGCTTTGTGGATAATTCCATTTGCTATTATTATTTCTTCCTTTTATAAAAAAAATTATTTCAATAAAAATTCTCTTAGGGATGAACAACAAAAAAAGAATATCCCTTGGGTAATTATAGGCTTTTTATTAGCAGCAGCTTCTGCCACATGGATACCTATCGTAAATAAATATGGATCAATTTTGAATTTAATTTCTAGCAAATTACTTGTTCTTACTTTATTTCTAATAGGAACAAATTTAACAAAAGAAGTTATTCAAAAGGTGGGATTAAAACCTTTTATCTTAGGAGGTATTTTATGGGTACTTATATCTGCGATAACTCTGCAATTGATCATTCTTGGAATTATTAGTATTTAATTAGCATTTTTTGAAGCGTTTTCTCCATCGTGAGTTTTTAAACCAAAACTCACAAAAACTTGCAAAAGTATTATTCCAGCTAAGATATATAAAGTAAAATGAAAAGCTTTTAAACCTTCAAATTTAAAGATATCTGTTTTTAAAGAGTCTAGAAATGTTAAAAGTAAAAAAGAAACAAAGCCGACAGAAATTCCAGAAGTAAATTGTCTTATAGTAATATCTAAACTGGTTGCATTGGCGGATTTGCTTTTCGGGATATCAACATAAATTAAAGGACCATTGCTGGAAAATAACAAAATATTAAAAAAACCTAATAAGAAACAGGAAATGCATATATATAAATAGCTACTAGAATGATCGATTTGTGCTATAAGTAACAAAGCAAAAGATATACCAAACGGAGCAACAAAAATAATTTTTTTAAAACCAAATTTTTTAATAAAACGTGAAGATATTCCTCGCATTGTAAATGCTCCAAGAGCCATAGGAGCTATTAATAAACCCGATTTTATAGGAGAATATTGAAATTGCAATTGAAATAATAGAGGTAATAAAAAAGAAACACCTCCAGTTGCAATATAAGAAATAAAATTTCCTAAGACCCCAATTCGATATGTTCTAATTTTAAATAACTGTAAATTTAGTATAGAATTCTCTTTATAATGAATTGCATGAAATATAAACATAATAAAAGTAATCAAGCCAATTGATAAAAGAACTTTTAATATTAAAGTTGGTAATATAGATTCCCCAATTGATTCGAGAGAAATAGCAAAACAAGATAGAGATGTTCCTATTAAAAAAAATCCTAGAAAATCTGGTTTCTTTTTTTGTGTAGATTCTTCATTTATAATATACTTTTGGGCTAAAATAAAAGTGATAATTCCAATTGGAATATTAATAAAAAAAATCCATCTCCACGTTGTATATGTAGTTATTAATCCGCCAATTAATGGCCCCAGTATTGGTCCTGTTAATGCAGGTAAAAAAATATACATTGTTGCTTTAACTAATTCTGATGGTGGAAAAACACGCACCATAATAAGTCGGGCCACTGGAGTCATCATTGCAGCACCAAACCCTTGTAGTGCCCTGAATATTGATAATTCAAGCAAAGAATTTGATAGTCCGCAAAAAATAGAGCTTATAGAAAATACGATAATGGAAGTAGAAAAAACATTTTTTGTTCCATAGTTATCTGCTGCCCACCCACTGATAGGAATAAAAATAGCTAAACTGATAAGATAACTTGTTATTGCTAATTTTAAATTTACTGGATTTGTATTAAAAGCAAGTGAAATATTTGGTATAGCTGTATTTAAAATAGTAGCATCCATCATTTCCATAAATAAAGCAGAAGCAAGAATCCAAATAATTACTTGTTTATTTAATGGAAATGACATTGTTACCTAATTTTCCTGTCAACTATTGCAGGCAATTTGGCACGAGATTCTAAAATTTTATCTTTACTAATTTGTGCAGACAAAATTCCTACTTCTTCGCCCATTCTTGCGACTATTTGTCCCCAAGGATCAATTACCATGCTGTTACCGTAATTTCTCTTTTGGTTATTATAGAAAAATCCAGTTTGATTGCAAGCTACAACATAGCATTGATTTTCAATCGCTCTTGCGCGTAATAAAATTTCCCAATGTTCTTTCCCTGTTTGCCATGTAAATGCTGCAGGGACAAAAATAATATCAAACGGAAAGTTTTTTTGATTTCTAATATTTTCTGGGAATCTTAAATCGTAACAAATAATATTTAAAGCTTTCCAATTACCTTCAGAAGTAACTAAAGTATAGTCTTCAGCCATTGAGCCATATTCGTATGAATTGCTTTCGCAGTACAGTGGTTTGCCATCAGCATCTTTTAAATTAAATAAATGTAGTTTTCTGTATATTGAAATTAATTCACCAGATTTATTATAAGTTACACATGTATTAAAAACTTTTTCCGGATTTTCAGAAATTTCTTCTGAATGACTGCCCGCTACCAAAATAATATTATTTTCTTTAGATACATCTTGAAGTTCTTTAAAAATATCTTCTTTTAATTTACTTTTTGTATATTTTCTTTGTTTTTCATCACCCATATAACTAAACATTTCTGGTAATACAATTACTTCAGAACCTTCTTGGGCAGCTATTTTTATTTGTGAAATTATATTTCTTACATTTTCTTTAACATCATTTTGTGGATTAGTTTGAATACATGAAATCAACATTTTGAGCCTCCTTTAGAAATTTATTTGTAATCTTTTTCTCTAAAAAAGGCTAGTCATATTTGGCTTCCTTAAGCCTGTGAATTAATGAAATTTATAACTTTTGCAGAATTGCTTCCACCTGTTGTAGAATTAATCTGATTTATAAAGTTTGCTAAAATACCTGAACCGGAACTACTTCCCGATGAAATACCAGCACTGCTAAAAGTCGACTGTGCTGAACTTAAGTATGAATAGATATTTGCTGCATCAGTTGTGCTCATTGCAGATGTTAAACTAGTTGAAATAGTTCCTGCTGCATTAAGGCAATTTGCTTTTATAGTAAGCATAGCTAAACTAGCATTTGCAATTGCTAACATATAATTTTGATTAGAATTTCTTTGACCTGCAGGCACTAAACTAATTGTATTTACAGCTTTTGTTACTAAACTAATATTACTTTGTGAAGCTGCTGGCATAATGGCTAAGACAGTTTGTAAATTATTTTTATAATTACCATTGGAACTTATAATTGAAACGGCCATATTTAAGATATTTATTCCTGCGGCTAGTAAGTAAGAAGTTGATAGCAATCCAATTGCTTGCTGATCGCTTGAATTTGCAGAAACATAAGGCTCTAATAAATTAATTGATGTATTATAATCACCTGAATTTATGGCGTCTTCAGCTTTTTGTTTAGTATCTCTTTGAGGTAAATCAGAAAATAAATTTCCATTATTTCCGCAACTAGTAATAACTCCACATATGAATGTTAAAAATATAATTTGCACAATGACAAGAATACTTTTT of Pigmentibacter sp. JX0631 contains these proteins:
- a CDS encoding nitrilase-related carbon-nitrogen hydrolase translates to MLISCIQTNPQNDVKENVRNIISQIKIAAQEGSEVIVLPEMFSYMGDEKQRKYTKSKLKEDIFKELQDVSKENNIILVAGSHSEEISENPEKVFNTCVTYNKSGELISIYRKLHLFNLKDADGKPLYCESNSYEYGSMAEDYTLVTSEGNWKALNIICYDLRFPENIRNQKNFPFDIIFVPAAFTWQTGKEHWEILLRARAIENQCYVVACNQTGFFYNNQKRNYGNSMVIDPWGQIVARMGEEVGILSAQISKDKILESRAKLPAIVDRKIR
- a CDS encoding DHA2 family efflux MFS transporter permease subunit, which codes for MSFPLNKQVIIWILASALFMEMMDATILNTAIPNISLAFNTNPVNLKLAITSYLISLAIFIPISGWAADNYGTKNVFSTSIIVFSISSIFCGLSNSLLELSIFRALQGFGAAMMTPVARLIMVRVFPPSELVKATMYIFLPALTGPILGPLIGGLITTYTTWRWIFFINIPIGIITFILAQKYIINEESTQKKKPDFLGFFLIGTSLSCFAISLESIGESILPTLILKVLLSIGLITFIMFIFHAIHYKENSILNLQLFKIRTYRIGVLGNFISYIATGGVSFLLPLLFQLQFQYSPIKSGLLIAPMALGAFTMRGISSRFIKKFGFKKIIFVAPFGISFALLLIAQIDHSSSYLYICISCFLLGFFNILLFSSNGPLIYVDIPKSKSANATSLDITIRQFTSGISVGFVSFLLLTFLDSLKTDIFKFEGLKAFHFTLYILAGIILLQVFVSFGLKTHDGENASKNAN